The Brachyhypopomus gauderio isolate BG-103 chromosome 12, BGAUD_0.2, whole genome shotgun sequence genome window below encodes:
- the slitrk1 gene encoding SLIT and NTRK-like protein 1 has product MLLWVLLLKAALCAATGNVTRDVCKEQICSCNALEGDLHIDCEKRGFTNLHHLTGPSSQFYHLLLHGNSLSRLFPNEFANFYNAVSLHLENNGLHDIVPGAFLGLQLVKRLHINNNKIRSFKKSTFLGLDDLEYLQADFNLLRDIDPSVFRDLSKLEVLILNDNLISALPTNIFQHVPITHLDLRGNRIKTLPYEGVLEQISGVVEVLLEDNPWDCNCDLVSLKDWLENIPQNALIGRVICEAPTRLQGNDLNETAESELCPSKDGIDSSLVAPPTQDEVSDPGPPPTTSKTSGVTESHGAGGGHNKGRPKARENWQLKTPTAMATGAGERETPSNVTCPQSCICKLIGTRQGLGVNCEGKKIESVANLKPKPLSAHELNLRDNNIHTIKKNHFRGYLSLNLLDLGGNNIKYMENGTFQNLNELRWLYVDKNYLDTLTADMFVGLQNLEYLSLEYNDIQLITSGTFSPMPNLRVLFLNNNLLKSLPVDAFVGVSLSKISLHNNYFTHLPVAGVLDQLSSIIQIDLHGNPWDCSCNIVPFKQWADKLASDVIVSDLKCESPEEFWKRDFRRIRNDLMCPQLYEKIYPTALSKNSTFTADTGTRSNSYLEPSRVSISVLVPGLLLVFVTSAFTVVGMLVFILRNRKRSKRRDGNSSASEINSLQTVCDSSYWHSGAYQADGAHRGYDCGTHSLSDK; this is encoded by the coding sequence ATGCTGCTTTGGGTTTTACTGTTGAAGGCGGCTCTTTGTGCGGCTACTGGGAACGTTACAAGGGACGTGTGTAAGGAACAGATCTGCTCCTGCAATGCACTAGAAGGAGATTTGCACATTGACTGCGAAAAGCGAGGATTCACGAACCTGCACCATCTGACCGGACCCAGTTCCCAGTTTTATCACCTACTGCTTCACGGGAATTCCTTATCCAGACTGTTTCCGAACGAGTTCGCCAACTTTTACAACGCCGTTAGCTTGCATCTGGAAAACAACGGCTTGCACGACATCGTGCCCGGTGCGTTTCTCGGACTGCAGCTCGTGAAGAGACTGCACATAAACAACAACAAGATACGGTCTTTTAAAAAGAGCACGTTTCTCGGTTTGGACGATTTGGAATATCTTCAGGCCGATTTTAACTTACTGAGAGACATAGACCCTTCCGTTTTCAGGGACTTGAGCAAACTTGAAGTTCTCATTCTTAACGATAACCTTATTAGCGCACTTCCTACCAACATATTTCAGCATGTTCCGATAACGCATCTCGACCTGCGGGGGAACAGGATAAAAACCCTGCCTTACGAAGGAGTGCTCGAGCAGATATCGGGGGTAGTGGAGGTTTTATTGGAAGATAACCCGTGGGACTGCAACTGCGACCTGGTCTCGCTAAAGGATTGGCTCGAGAATATCCCGCAGAACGCGCTCATCGGCAGGGTCATCTGCGAAGCACCCACGCGACTGCAGGGGAACGATTTAAACGAAACGGCGGAGTCTGAGCTGTGCCCTTCAAAGGACGGCATTGATTCCAGTTTGGTTGCGCCGCCCACGCAGGACGAGGTCTCCGACCCTGGGCCCCCTCCCACTACTTCTAAAACGAGTGGGGTGACGGAGTCGCACGGTGCTGGAGGCGGCCACAATAAGGGCCGCCCTAAAGCACGTGAAAACTGGCAGCTGAAAACGCCCACTGCCATGGCCACGGGCGCCGGAGAGCGCGAGACGCCGTCCAACGTGACGTGTCCCCAGTCGTGCATCTGCAAACTGATTGGCACGCGGCAAGGGCTCGGGGTTAACTGCGAGGGCAAGAAAATAGAGAGCGTGGCCAACCTCAAACCCAAGCCCCTGAGCGCGCACGAGTTAAATCTGCGCGACAATAACATCCATACTATCAAAAAGAACCACTTCAGGGGCTATCTGAGCTTAAACCTACTCGATCTGGGGGgaaataatattaaatatatgGAGAATGGCACTTTCCAGAATCTGAACGAACTCAGGTGGCTTTATGTAGACAAGAACTACTTGGATACACTTACGGCGGATATGTTTGTAGGACTTCAGAACCTGGAATATCTCAGTCTGGAATATAACGATATTCAGCTAATAACGTCGGGCACATTCAGTCCTATGCCCAATCTTCGAGTCCTTTTCCTTAATAATAATTTGCTGAAGTCGCTTCCCGTGGATGCGTTTGTTGGAGTTTCCTTGTCCAAAATAAGTCTGCATAACAATTATTTTACCCATCTTCCTGTAGCCGGCGTCTTAGACCAGCTCAGCTCAATCATCCAAATTGATTTGCACGGGAACCCGTGGGATTGCTCGTGCAACATCGTTCCCTTCAAACAGTGGGCAGACAAGCTGGCATCTGATGTCATTGTCAGCGATCTGAAATGCGAGTCCCCGGAGGAGTTCTGGAAACGGGATTTCCGTCGAATCCGAAATGATTTGATGTGCCCACAGCTTTACGAAAAGATCTACCCCACGGCTCTGTCGAAAAACAGCACTTTCACCGCGGACACGGGCACGCGCTCCAACTCTTATCTGGAGCCAAGCAGAGTGTCGATATCGGTGCTCGTGCCCGGCCTGCTGCTGGTGTTCGTCACGTCCGCCTTCACTGTGGTGGGTATGTTAGTTTTTATCTTGCGGAATCGCAAGAGATCAAAGCGAAGAGACGGGAACTCCTCCGCGTCGGAGATCAATTCATTGCAGACCGTGTGCGACTCGTCTTACTGGCACAGCGGCGCGTATCAGGCGGACGGGGCCCACAGGGGTTATGACTGCggaacacactccctctccgaCAAGTGA